One Glycine max cultivar Williams 82 chromosome 6, Glycine_max_v4.0, whole genome shotgun sequence DNA segment encodes these proteins:
- the LOC100781034 gene encoding cell number regulator 6, whose translation MQERKQSRYVKLTKDNASLEDITPGELNQPIEVPQLAVHKCMECGQPLPESYTPPADEPWMTGIFGCTGDRENCLTGLFCPCVLFGRNVETLHEETPWTGPCVCHAIFVEGGIALATATAIFNGFIDPGTSFLIFEGLFFTWWMCGIYTGQVRQNLQKKYHLQNSPCDPCCVHCCMHWCALCQEHREMKGRLSDSIFSETTIVNAPPVQEMKSTDDKEHPETSSSANSNEHTGLELQVV comes from the exons ATGCAGGAAAGGAAACAATCGCGTTACGTGAAGCTGACTAAGGACAATGCTTCTTTGGAAGATATCACGCCTGGTGAACTCAATCAGCCAATTGAGGTTCCTCAG TTGGCTGTTCACAAGTGCATGGAATGTGGGCAGCCATTACCTGAAAGCTATACACCTCCTGCTGATGAACCTTGGATGACTGGGATCTTTGGATGCACTGGAGATCGGGAAAATT GCTTGACAGGACTGTTTTGTCCTTGTGTTTTATTTGGGCGCAATGTAGAAACCTTGCATGAAGAAACTCCTTGGACTGGACCATGCGTTTGTCATGCCATTTTTGTTGAGGGTGGCATTGCTCTGGCAACTGCAACTGCAATCTTTAATGGTTTCATTGACCCAGGGACATCATTTCTCATTTTTGAGGGCTTATTTTTTACTTGGTGGATGTGTGGCATTTATACTGGTCAGGTTCGACAAAACTTACAGAAGAAGTATCACTTGCAG AACTCACCATGTGATCCATGTTGTGTGCACTGCTGCATGCACTGGTGTGCCTTGTGTCAAGAGCACAGGGAGATGAAAGGAAGGCTTTCTGACAGTATTTTCTCTGAGACAACCATTGTAAATGCTCCTCCCGTTCAAGAGATGAAGTCTACTGATGACAAGGAACATCCTGAAACCTCTTCTTCTGCTAATAGCAATGAGCATACTGGTTTGGAATTGCAGGTTGTATAG
- the LOC102665353 gene encoding QWRF motif-containing protein 7 isoform X2 has translation MDKTASTLSGRHNLTELPPSPRLVRSRSGSSPAAAITTPERSSHRLSSSQRFTITSIQRSKSTSRTRTTNNERNNINLNPTLTTSVSSKPKNNRVQEKKSRDDGFGKFLQRGVSPDNINVGASKRSTSKSPSAWALSPGRWSLGSPIWSQPPAKTNGSDNGNNDSSVGGGVTKVLKYFKQRKVSSVQEEEYHRFRILHNTLLQWRFINARAEVAMANVKNIAEIKLFSVWLRALMLRKITIQKRIELRKVKQLVKLYQILDGQLYLLTEWAQLERRNQESVARLTRKLSALSTILPLTHTVKVDTESVFEALNTAAKVMESIEPLMAKYQTKKVERILYQITELTTTLKQEEEYLQKLLGLVPVISTLLENEKSIRVHLIQTRSNTINYICM, from the exons ATGGACAAAACTGCCTCCACTCTATCCGGCCGCCACAACCTCACGGAGTTGCCGCCATCACCGCGACTTGTCCGTAGCCGAAGCGGTAGCAGCCCCGCCGCCGCTATAACCACCCCAGAGAGAAGTTCACATAGGTTAAGCTCTAGTCAAAGATTCACCATCACCAGTATCCAACGTTCAAAGTCAacatcaagaacaagaacaaccaACAATGAAAGAAACAATATTAACCTAAATCCCACtttaacaacatcggtttcgAGTAAGCCAAAGAACAATAGGGTTCAAGAGAAGAAGAGTAGAGATGATGGCTTTGGCAAGTTCTTGCAACGTGGTGTTAGCCCTGATAATATTAATGTTGGAGCTTCAAAGAGGTCCACATCAAAGTCGCCTTCGGCGTGGGCGCTTTCGCCGGGAAGGTGGTCACTTGGCTCTCCAATATGGTCTCAACCCCCGGCGAAAACAAATGGTAGTGATAACGGTAATAATGATAGTAGTGTTGGTGGTGGTGTTACTAAAGTCTTGAAGTACTTCAAGCAAAGAAAAGTATCGTCAGTGCAAGAAGAAGAGTACCATCGGTTTAGGATTTTGCATAATACACTTTTGCAATGGAGATTTATCAATGCTAGAGCTGAGGTTGCCATGGCTAATGTCAAGAATATAGCCGAG ATAAAATTGTTTTCTGTATGGCTTAGAGCCCTCATGTTGAGAAAGATAACAATACAGAAAAGAATCGAATTGCGAAAGGTCAAACAACTGGTCAAGCTTTATCAAATTTTGGATGGACAACTCTATCTTCTTACTGAATGGGCACAATtagagagaagaaatcaagaatcCGTAGCCAGATTGACAAGGAAGTTGTCAGCATTATCCACCATACTGCCTTTAACTCACACTGTTAAG GTAGACACGGAATCCGTCTTTGAAGCCCTAAATACAGCCGCTAAAGTAATGGAGAGCATCGAACCATTAATGGCGAAATACCAAACAAAG AAGGTTGAAAGGATTCTTTATCAAATTACAGAACTAACCACCACATTAAAACAGGAAGAAGAGTACTTACAAAAACTTCTGGGGCTTGTTCCGGTTATTTCTACTTTATTG GAGAATGAGAAAAGCATTCGAGTGCATCTTATCCAAACAAGATCCAATACCATCAACTATATCTGCATGTAG
- the LOC102665353 gene encoding QWRF motif-containing protein 7 isoform X1, giving the protein MDKTASTLSGRHNLTELPPSPRLVRSRSGSSPAAAITTPERSSHRLSSSQRFTITSIQRSKSTSRTRTTNNERNNINLNPTLTTSVSSKPKNNRVQEKKSRDDGFGKFLQRGVSPDNINVGASKRSTSKSPSAWALSPGRWSLGSPIWSQPPAKTNGSDNGNNDSSVGGGVTKVLKYFKQRKVSSVQEEEYHRFRILHNTLLQWRFINARAEVAMANVKNIAEIKLFSVWLRALMLRKITIQKRIELRKVKQLVKLYQILDGQLYLLTEWAQLERRNQESVARLTRKLSALSTILPLTHTVKVDTESVFEALNTAAKVMESIEPLMAKYQTKKVERILYQITELTTTLKQEEEYLQKLLGLVPVISTLLVSLTLHTLLSLSKKLDLSFFSTFCQLQI; this is encoded by the exons ATGGACAAAACTGCCTCCACTCTATCCGGCCGCCACAACCTCACGGAGTTGCCGCCATCACCGCGACTTGTCCGTAGCCGAAGCGGTAGCAGCCCCGCCGCCGCTATAACCACCCCAGAGAGAAGTTCACATAGGTTAAGCTCTAGTCAAAGATTCACCATCACCAGTATCCAACGTTCAAAGTCAacatcaagaacaagaacaaccaACAATGAAAGAAACAATATTAACCTAAATCCCACtttaacaacatcggtttcgAGTAAGCCAAAGAACAATAGGGTTCAAGAGAAGAAGAGTAGAGATGATGGCTTTGGCAAGTTCTTGCAACGTGGTGTTAGCCCTGATAATATTAATGTTGGAGCTTCAAAGAGGTCCACATCAAAGTCGCCTTCGGCGTGGGCGCTTTCGCCGGGAAGGTGGTCACTTGGCTCTCCAATATGGTCTCAACCCCCGGCGAAAACAAATGGTAGTGATAACGGTAATAATGATAGTAGTGTTGGTGGTGGTGTTACTAAAGTCTTGAAGTACTTCAAGCAAAGAAAAGTATCGTCAGTGCAAGAAGAAGAGTACCATCGGTTTAGGATTTTGCATAATACACTTTTGCAATGGAGATTTATCAATGCTAGAGCTGAGGTTGCCATGGCTAATGTCAAGAATATAGCCGAG ATAAAATTGTTTTCTGTATGGCTTAGAGCCCTCATGTTGAGAAAGATAACAATACAGAAAAGAATCGAATTGCGAAAGGTCAAACAACTGGTCAAGCTTTATCAAATTTTGGATGGACAACTCTATCTTCTTACTGAATGGGCACAATtagagagaagaaatcaagaatcCGTAGCCAGATTGACAAGGAAGTTGTCAGCATTATCCACCATACTGCCTTTAACTCACACTGTTAAG GTAGACACGGAATCCGTCTTTGAAGCCCTAAATACAGCCGCTAAAGTAATGGAGAGCATCGAACCATTAATGGCGAAATACCAAACAAAG AAGGTTGAAAGGATTCTTTATCAAATTACAGAACTAACCACCACATTAAAACAGGAAGAAGAGTACTTACAAAAACTTCTGGGGCTTGTTCCGGTTATTTCTACTTTATTGGTGAGCCTTACACTGCACACCCTcctttctctctcaaaaaaacttgatttatcttttttctcaaCGTTTTGTCAATTACAAATTTAA